Proteins from a genomic interval of Acidimicrobiia bacterium:
- the truB gene encoding tRNA pseudouridine(55) synthase TruB, whose protein sequence is MSDRGFLLIDKPAGMTSHDVVARVRRAINIRKVGHAGTLDPLATGLLVCGVGPATKLMRFVQDLPKEYVGQIQFGVATDSLDADGEETYRRPMLVTEADLDALIGQFTGTVYQVPPMVSALKVGGRRLHELARQGIEVEREARPVEIYSLQVLDVRPQEYSEAVIRVVCAKGTYVRVLADDLAKALGGRAHLKALRRLKTGSLSVEHAVTLERLDALGEAGRWDTALLSPFDTLASLPHCLLRSEVADRVRHGARLAVEEVPGQWTEGDIVRLADT, encoded by the coding sequence ATGAGCGATCGAGGGTTCCTGCTCATCGACAAACCGGCGGGTATGACATCACACGATGTCGTCGCGAGGGTTCGAAGGGCTATCAATATCCGCAAAGTGGGCCATGCGGGAACTCTGGATCCGCTGGCGACGGGACTATTGGTCTGCGGGGTCGGACCGGCGACGAAACTCATGCGGTTTGTCCAGGACCTTCCGAAAGAATATGTCGGGCAGATCCAGTTCGGTGTCGCCACTGATTCCCTTGACGCAGATGGGGAAGAAACCTATCGCCGGCCCATGCTGGTTACCGAGGCCGACCTTGACGCCCTCATTGGGCAATTCACCGGTACGGTGTACCAGGTCCCTCCAATGGTCTCCGCTTTGAAAGTGGGGGGGCGGCGGCTCCATGAATTGGCACGCCAGGGGATCGAGGTCGAGCGCGAAGCGCGCCCGGTTGAGATCTACTCTCTTCAGGTCCTCGACGTCAGGCCGCAGGAATATTCCGAGGCGGTCATCAGGGTCGTCTGCGCAAAGGGGACCTATGTTCGGGTTCTGGCAGACGATCTCGCCAAAGCCCTCGGAGGGCGGGCTCACCTCAAGGCACTCCGTCGACTGAAGACCGGCTCATTGTCTGTCGAACATGCCGTCACCCTCGAGCGCCTCGATGCGCTGGGTGAGGCCGGTCGATGGGATACGGCTCTCCTCAGTCCTTTTGATACGCTGGCTTCGTTGCCACACTGTTTGCTCCGTTCCGAAGTTGCGGATCGGGTCCGTCATGGAGCCCGTTTGGCCGTCGAAGAAGTACCCGGACAATGGACCGAGGGCGATATTGTTCGGTTGGCCGATACCT